In Schistocerca americana isolate TAMUIC-IGC-003095 chromosome 7, iqSchAmer2.1, whole genome shotgun sequence, a single genomic region encodes these proteins:
- the LOC124622989 gene encoding protein GVQW3-like, with translation MALSQCLHKAEASRSVFSRSYGEKVRFGVVVKAEVRAVIRYEWARGVSGTESHNRLVEVYWSGLMSKHMVRRWCQQFSDGRQQVQDIPRPGRTRTATTDAHVRKVEDMIKANRRITIDGVAAELGIGHERAHKIIHDILRYRNVPA, from the coding sequence atggcgctgtcacAGTGCCTGCacaaagcggaggccagccgctcagtcttctcccggagctatggagagaaggtgcgttttggagtcgtggtcaaagcggaagtgagagctgttatccgctatgaatgggcacgtggagtatcaggcacagaaagtcataaccgccttgttgaggtgtattGGTCAGGTCTGATGTCGAAACAcatggtgcggagatggtgccagcaattcagtgatggacgtcagcaagtgcaagacataccgagacctggacggacgcgcacggccactacagatgcacATGTCAGGAAGGTGGAGGACATGATTAAggcgaaccggcgtatcaccattgatggagtagcggcagaacttggaatcggacatgagcgagctcacaagatcatccacgacattcttcgatacaggaatgTGCCAGCATAa